The Hyphomicrobiales bacterium genome includes the window ACGCGCCGGCGTTAACCTTGTTCATTGGCATCCTTCTTGCTGCGCAGACGGTGCTTGACGGACGCCTCGGAAAGCCGACACGATGTCCGATCCTTCGGCCAAGGCGGCGCAAGGCTTGGGGTCCGTCGATGCGTTGCGTGAGTGGAAGGTGCGAGTAGCATGGCTGACAGGACGGGGGTAAGCGACGATCATGGCGCTGCGGGCGCGGTGACCATCCCGTTTGCGGAGAAATTCACCCATTCGCCGCAATTCATGGCGGTGTTCCACGAGGGCATGAACCTGGTCGAGGAGACGGCCGCCTATCTCGACGGGGAGGGCCGCACGGAAGCCCGTCTTCTCAGCCGCATGGGATCGCTCGCCTACGCCACCGAAAGCATGCGGCTGACGACGCGGCTGATGCAGCTTGCCTCCTGGCTGTTGTTGCACCGCGCCGTCAACGAGGGCGAGCTGACC containing:
- a CDS encoding DUF1465 family protein, producing MADRTGVSDDHGAAGAVTIPFAEKFTHSPQFMAVFHEGMNLVEETAAYLDGEGRTEARLLSRMGSLAYATESMRLTTRLMQLASWLLLHRAVNEGELTVDEARMEKRKVKLNVAASSRSDDEAYAELPARLRDLIGHSIRLHHRIVSLDAMIHAEQAPGKVVENPVQSHLGRIADAFNGSKRRKVSKKSTDRR